A genomic window from Struthio camelus isolate bStrCam1 chromosome 2, bStrCam1.hap1, whole genome shotgun sequence includes:
- the ATG9B gene encoding autophagy-related protein 9B, with translation MAAQGEYRRLEDEEDSPPGEEELLVHVSEGLRDSWHHVKNLDNFFTKIYHFHQKNGFACMMLSDLFELVQFLFVVTFTTFLLCCVEYDVLFANRPLNHSHAGGLAPDRSKVTLPDAILPAPRCAQRIRANGWIIFLLVMAAVFWLYRLVKVLCSLLSYWEIRTFYIKALNIPSDGLCNYSWQEVQARLISLQREQQMCVHKKELTELDIYHRILRFKNYTVAMVNKSLLPVRFRLPLLGHVVFLTQGLKYNLELLFFWGPGSLFQNKWNLQPQYKRAGSRLELAQRLARTMVLLGLANLLLCPFVLVWQVLYAFFSYTEIIKREPGSLGARRWSLYGRHYLRHFNELNHELQARLSRGYKPATKYMNSFTSPLLTVLAKNVGFFAGSILAVLIVLTVYDEDVLTVQHILTAITLLGLVVTLARSFIPDEHMAWCPEQLLQRVLAHIHYMPDHWQGNASKSETRNEMAQLFQYKAVFILEELLSPILTPLILIFALPARALDIVDFFRNFTVEVVGVGDICSFAQLDVRNHGNPQWLSAGQTEASLYQQAENGKTELSLMHFAITNPRWQPPPQSELFLSHLKEKVQQDAAAAPPAQRILAEGPLGASLLSDESAAAPDGLLASLLARPLLSASGLVARDRRFVQPCSAASAAASLLASLASPPPGRTRVPATDSPGGRSDRRLPEESLLLSESRLLSLSRSALLSEVASAEMSLHAIYMHELHQQQQQGPGPHTVGVCMATGAPKLPTVTAGSAARASQAQHRELPLGGWAEEDEEDEEEEEKTG, from the exons ACTCCTGGCACCACGTCAAGAACCTGGATAATTTCTTCACCAAG ATCTACCACTTCCACCAGAAGAACGGCTTCGCCTGCATGATGCTCTCCGACCTCTTCGAGCTGGT GCAGTTCCTGTTCGTCGTCACCTTCACCACCTTCCTGCTGTGCTGCGTGGAGTACGACGTGCTCTTCGCCAACCGGCCCCTCAACCACAGCCACgccggcgggctggccccggacAGGAGCAAGGTGACGCTGCCCGACGCCATcctgcccgcgccgcgctgcgcccagAG gATCCGGGCCAACGGCTGGATCATCTTCTTGCTGGTGATGGCCGCCGTGTTTTGGCTGTACCGGCTCGTCAAGgtgctctgcagcctgctgagCTACTGGGAGATCCGCACCTTCTACATCAAGGCGCTGAACATCCCCTcg GACGGGCTGTGCAACTACAGCTGGCAGGAGGTGCAGGCGCGGCTGATCTCGCTGCAGCGCGAGCAGCAGATGTGCGTGCACAAGAAGGAGCTGACGGAGCTGGACATCTACCACCGCATCCTGCGCTTCAAGAACTACACGGTGGCCATGGTCAACAAGTCGCTGCTGCCCGTCCGCTTCCGCCTGCCCCTGCTGGGCCACGTCGTCTTCCTCACCCAGGGCCTCAAGTACAACCTGGAGCTGCTCTTCTTCTGGGGCCCCGGCTCCCTCTTCCAGAACAAGTGGAACCTGCAGCCGCAGTACAAGCGGGCCGGCTCGCGGCTGGAGCTGGCGCAGCGCCTGGCGCGCACcatggtgctgctggggctggccaacctgctgctctgccccttcgTGCTGGTGTGGCAGGTGCTCTACGCCTTCTTCAGCTACACCGAGATCATCAAGCGGGAGCCGGGCAGCCTGGGCGCCCGGCGCTGGTCGCTCTACGGCCGCCACTACCTGCGCCACTTCAACGAGCTCAACCACGAGCTGCAGGCGCGCCTGAGCCGCGGCTACAAGCCGGCCACCAAGTACATGAACTCCTTCACCAGCCCGCTGCTCACCGTGCTGGCCAAGAACGTGGGCTTCTTCGCCGGCTCCATCCTGGCCGTGCTCATCGTCCTCACCGTCTACGACGAGGACGTGCTGACCGTGCAGCACATCCTCACCGCCATCACCCTGCTGGGGCTggtcgtcacgctggccag GTCCTTCATCCCGGACGAGCACATGGCGTGGTGCCccgagcagctgctgcagcgcgtCCTCGCGCACATACACTACATGCCCGACCACTGGCAGGGCAACGCCAGCAAGTCGGAGACGCGCAACGAGATGGCCCAGCTCTTCCAGTACAAGGCG gtGTTCAtcctggaggagctgctgagcccCATCCTGACGCCCCTCATCCTCATCTTcgccctgcccgcccgcgccCTGGACATCGTCGACTTCTTCCGCAACTTCACGGtggaggtggtgggggtgggCGACATCTGCTCCTTCGCCCAGCTGGACGTCCGCAACCACGGCAATCCGCAGTGGCTCTCGGCGGGGCAGACGGAGGCCTCGCTGTACCAGCAGGCCGAGAACGGGAAGACGGAGCTGTCGCTCATGCACTTCGCCATCACCAACCCGCGctggcagccgccgccgcagAGCGAGCTCTTCCTCAGCCACCTCAAGGAGAAGGTGCAGCAGgacgcggccgccgcgccgcccgcccagcgCATCCTGGCCGAGGGGCCGCTGGGCGCCTCGCTGCTCTCGGACGAGTCGGCCGCGGCG CCCGACGGCCTGCTGGCCAGCCTGCTGGCCCGGCCCCTCCTCTCCGCCAGCGGCCTGGTGGCCCGCGACCGCCGCTTCGTGCAGCCCTGCAGCGCGGCCAGCGCCGCGGCCAGCCTCCTGGCGTCCCTGGCGTCCCCGCCGCCCGGGCGGACGCGCGTCCCCGCCACCGACAGCCCCGGCGGCCGCAGCGACCGCCGGCTCCCGGAGGAGAG CCTGCTCCTGAGCGAGTCGCGCCTGCTCAGCCTGAGCCGCTCGGCGCTGCTCTCCGAGGTGGCCTCGGCGGAGATGAGCCTGCACGCCATCTACATGCACGAG ctccaccagcagcagcagcagggtcccGGGCCCCACACCGTGGGGGTGTGCATGGCCACGGGGGCCCCCAAGCTGCCCACGGTGACGGCGG GCTCGGCAGCCAGGGCCTCGCAGGCTCAGCACCGGGAGCTGCCGCTGGGCGGCTGGgccgaggaggacgaggaagacgaggaagaggaggagaagacggGCTAG